A single window of Acanthopagrus latus isolate v.2019 chromosome 1, fAcaLat1.1, whole genome shotgun sequence DNA harbors:
- the ppa2 gene encoding inorganic pyrophosphatase 2, mitochondrial isoform X1 has product MSPLLLRCSSGCLVTVLGSFSASRNKLITQAAAAPHLYYLRKTMHYHTEERGHPHSPDYRIYFKNAEGKYISPFHDIPLIAESEQDNDVPAKKPRKNESEVLFNMVVEVPRWSNAKMEIATKEPLNPIKQDVKKGKLRYVANIFPHKGYIWNYGAIPQTWEDPNHTDKETKCCGDNDPIDVCEIGTQVCSPGQVIQVKVLGILAMIDEGEMDWKVIAINAQDPDAKSLNSIEDVRKSRPGHLEATVDWFRKYKVPDGKPENQFGFNGQFKDKDFAVEIIKSTHEHWRALVRKQTNSGGIECKNISCCESPFKCSADETKDVVQSAPAYGSAHPVSPEVDKWHFV; this is encoded by the exons ATGAGCCCGCTGCTCCTGCGCTGTTCGTCCGGCTGCCTTGTGACAGTTCTCGGCTCATTTTCCGCCTCTCGAAACAAACTCATCACACAAGCAGCGGCGGCTCCTCACCTGTATTATCTGAGAAAAACGATGCACTATCAcacggaggagagaggacacCCCCATTCCCCCGACTACCGGATTTATTTTA AAAACGCTGaaggaaaatacatttcaccGTTCCATGACATTCCACTTATAGCCGAGTCAGAACAG GACAATGACGTGCCAGCTAAAAAACCCAGGAAGAATGAGAGTGAG GTGCTCTTCAACATGGTTGTGGAGGTTCCTCGGTGGTCAAATGCTAAAATGGAG ATTGCAACAAAAGAACCGCTGAACCCGATCAAACAAGACGTAAAGAAAGGAAAGCTCCGGTATGTTGCCAACATATTTCCCCATAAAGGTTACATTTGGAATTATGGGGCAATCCCACAG ACATGGGAAGACCCAAAccacacagacaaagagacaaagtgTTGTGGCGATAATGATCCTATTGACGTCTGTGAGATCGGCACCCAG GTGTGCTCTCCAGGTCAGGTGATTCAAGTGAAAGTGCTTGGCATCTTGGCTATGATCGATGAGGGAGAAATGGATTGGAAGGTTATCGCTATCAATGCTCAGGATCCAGATGCCAAAAGTTTAAACA gCATAGAGGATGTCCGAAAGAGTCGGCCTGGTCATCTAGAGGCCACTGTCGACTGGTTTAGGAAATATAAGGTGCCTGATGGAAAACCTGAGAACCAATTTGGATTCAATGGACAATTCAAAGACAAG GACTTTGCAGTTGAGATTATTAAGTCCACCCATGAGCACTGGAGGGCACTAGTGCGGAAGCAGACGAATAGTGGAGGAATTGAATG caAAAATATCTCCTGCTGTGAGAGCCCTTTCAAATGCAGTGCAGACGAGACCAAAGATGTGGTCCAGTCG GCCCCTGCATATGGCAGTGCACATCCTGTGTCTCCAGAGG TGGATAAATGGCATTTTGTCTGA
- the ppa2 gene encoding inorganic pyrophosphatase 2, mitochondrial isoform X2 → MSPLLLRCSSGCLVTVLGSFSASRNKLITQAAAAPHLYYLRKTMHYHTEERGHPHSPDYRIYFKNAEGKYISPFHDIPLIAESEQDNDVPAKKPRKNESEVLFNMVVEVPRWSNAKMETWEDPNHTDKETKCCGDNDPIDVCEIGTQVCSPGQVIQVKVLGILAMIDEGEMDWKVIAINAQDPDAKSLNSIEDVRKSRPGHLEATVDWFRKYKVPDGKPENQFGFNGQFKDKDFAVEIIKSTHEHWRALVRKQTNSGGIECKNISCCESPFKCSADETKDVVQSAPAYGSAHPVSPEVDKWHFV, encoded by the exons ATGAGCCCGCTGCTCCTGCGCTGTTCGTCCGGCTGCCTTGTGACAGTTCTCGGCTCATTTTCCGCCTCTCGAAACAAACTCATCACACAAGCAGCGGCGGCTCCTCACCTGTATTATCTGAGAAAAACGATGCACTATCAcacggaggagagaggacacCCCCATTCCCCCGACTACCGGATTTATTTTA AAAACGCTGaaggaaaatacatttcaccGTTCCATGACATTCCACTTATAGCCGAGTCAGAACAG GACAATGACGTGCCAGCTAAAAAACCCAGGAAGAATGAGAGTGAG GTGCTCTTCAACATGGTTGTGGAGGTTCCTCGGTGGTCAAATGCTAAAATGGAG ACATGGGAAGACCCAAAccacacagacaaagagacaaagtgTTGTGGCGATAATGATCCTATTGACGTCTGTGAGATCGGCACCCAG GTGTGCTCTCCAGGTCAGGTGATTCAAGTGAAAGTGCTTGGCATCTTGGCTATGATCGATGAGGGAGAAATGGATTGGAAGGTTATCGCTATCAATGCTCAGGATCCAGATGCCAAAAGTTTAAACA gCATAGAGGATGTCCGAAAGAGTCGGCCTGGTCATCTAGAGGCCACTGTCGACTGGTTTAGGAAATATAAGGTGCCTGATGGAAAACCTGAGAACCAATTTGGATTCAATGGACAATTCAAAGACAAG GACTTTGCAGTTGAGATTATTAAGTCCACCCATGAGCACTGGAGGGCACTAGTGCGGAAGCAGACGAATAGTGGAGGAATTGAATG caAAAATATCTCCTGCTGTGAGAGCCCTTTCAAATGCAGTGCAGACGAGACCAAAGATGTGGTCCAGTCG GCCCCTGCATATGGCAGTGCACATCCTGTGTCTCCAGAGG TGGATAAATGGCATTTTGTCTGA